The Deltaproteobacteria bacterium genome includes a region encoding these proteins:
- a CDS encoding glycosyltransferase family 4 protein → MTSSARPRVAVVVPKYGTVGGGERFVFELTERLARDGRFEIHVIANRWVPGPGPVVFHGIPRIPFPRFPRQALFAWLAGREVERGNFDLVHAHDRIFRADVFTMHSIPHETWVRDIRKRRPTLFDRVTARVERRMMEQGGCVRHLPVSSIAGEAYRKMYRVDPSRMRVLHPGVDLARFSSPDRDERRREVRARYGIGSSEVVVLFVGMNFEVKGLDAILRAVARAKAMRTEASLRLLVVGRGNEGKYRALASSLGIADSVAFAGTQAEGVEAYYLASDLFMLLSSFDTFGMVVLEAMASRLPVIVSGNVGAKDLVEDGVSGYILPDRTNADDAAGKIVHLLDPQRRVAMGEAGRRMASLHGWDRLAEAVGGVYEEVIASKRNAAGGFP, encoded by the coding sequence GTGACGTCGTCCGCACGGCCCAGGGTCGCCGTCGTCGTTCCGAAGTACGGGACCGTCGGCGGGGGAGAGCGGTTCGTGTTCGAACTGACGGAGCGGCTCGCCCGGGACGGACGATTCGAGATCCACGTCATCGCGAACCGTTGGGTTCCCGGACCGGGACCGGTCGTCTTCCACGGGATCCCGAGGATCCCCTTCCCGCGATTCCCGCGCCAGGCGCTGTTCGCCTGGCTCGCCGGGCGCGAAGTGGAGAGGGGGAATTTCGACCTGGTCCACGCCCACGACCGGATCTTCCGCGCGGACGTGTTCACCATGCACTCGATCCCGCACGAGACGTGGGTGCGCGACATCCGGAAGCGGCGGCCGACCCTCTTCGACCGGGTGACCGCACGGGTCGAGCGGCGGATGATGGAGCAAGGCGGCTGCGTCCGGCACTTGCCGGTGTCGTCGATCGCCGGCGAGGCGTACCGGAAGATGTACCGCGTGGACCCGTCCCGGATGCGCGTGCTGCACCCCGGCGTCGACCTCGCGCGGTTCTCCTCCCCGGACCGGGACGAGCGCAGGCGGGAGGTACGCGCCCGGTACGGGATCGGCTCCTCGGAAGTTGTAGTCCTCTTCGTCGGGATGAATTTCGAGGTGAAGGGACTCGATGCGATCCTCCGGGCGGTGGCCCGTGCGAAGGCGATGCGTACTGAAGCATCGCTCCGCCTCCTCGTCGTCGGCAGGGGGAACGAGGGGAAGTACCGCGCATTGGCGTCGTCCCTCGGAATCGCGGATTCCGTGGCGTTCGCGGGGACGCAGGCGGAGGGGGTGGAGGCGTACTACCTCGCCTCCGACCTGTTCATGCTGCTGTCTTCGTTCGACACCTTCGGGATGGTCGTCCTGGAGGCGATGGCGTCCCGGCTGCCGGTGATCGTGAGCGGGAACGTCGGGGCGAAGGACCTGGTCGAGGACGGCGTGAGCGGTTATATCCTCCCGGACCGGACGAACGCCGACGACGCGGCGGGGAAGATCGTCCATCTGCTCGATCCGCAGCGCCGGGTCGCGATGGGCGAGGCGGGACGCAGGATGGCATCGCTTCACGGCTGGGACCGCCTGGCGGAAGCGGTGGGAGGGGTGTACGAAGAAGTGATCGCCTCGAAGCGAAATGCAGCCGGGGGCTTCCCGTGA
- a CDS encoding glycosyltransferase family 2 protein, giving the protein MSAVVIALDEGRNIAACLESLRWADEIVVVDSGSSDGTPEIARRYTDKVFDVPWKGFGPQKQAAVELAGNDVVFNVDCDERVTPELAEEIGKVLSGPGMAAAYTVPRRTFLGGKEIRHCGWYPDRTTRLFDRTRARFSPELVHERVEVSGETAPLKGHLLHYSFSGIGDMIPKINRYSDLSARQMFERGRRCGIPDLIFRPAFAFLRTYLLRLGFLDGVEGVVISATTSWLAFAKYAKLRELERSSGKGRE; this is encoded by the coding sequence ATCTCCGCGGTGGTCATCGCCCTCGACGAGGGGAGGAACATCGCCGCGTGCCTCGAGTCGCTCCGGTGGGCCGACGAGATCGTGGTCGTCGACTCCGGAAGCTCCGACGGGACGCCGGAGATCGCGCGGCGCTACACGGACAAGGTGTTCGATGTCCCGTGGAAAGGGTTCGGTCCGCAGAAGCAGGCGGCGGTCGAGCTCGCCGGAAACGACGTCGTTTTCAACGTCGACTGCGACGAGCGGGTGACCCCCGAACTGGCGGAGGAGATCGGGAAGGTCCTCTCCGGCCCGGGAATGGCCGCCGCGTACACCGTCCCCCGCCGGACGTTCCTGGGCGGGAAGGAGATCCGGCACTGCGGATGGTACCCCGACCGGACGACACGCCTCTTCGACCGGACCCGGGCGCGCTTCTCGCCGGAGCTCGTCCACGAGCGGGTGGAGGTATCCGGGGAGACGGCCCCCCTGAAGGGGCACCTGCTCCACTACTCCTTCTCCGGAATCGGCGACATGATCCCGAAGATCAACCGGTACAGCGACCTGTCCGCCCGCCAGATGTTCGAGCGGGGAAGGCGGTGCGGGATCCCGGACCTGATCTTTCGACCGGCGTTCGCGTTCCTCAGGACGTACCTTCTCCGCCTCGGCTTCCTCGACGGGGTGGAGGGGGTGGTGATCTCCGCGACCACCAGTTGGCTCGCCTTCGCCAAGTACGCGAAGCTACGGGAGCTGGAGAGATCGTCGGGGAAGGGACGGGAGTGA
- a CDS encoding glycosyltransferase, with the protein MGTIDIVEPTLISEAGHCHSFVESVCSARREGEDGITVYAGSRALLPRIRAMGIRVVPYFHRRIRRPEAFLLYRKLLREPGRIFIPTAGRADLTMLSLASGRSIPPGKAFLYFHWVKPDPSKRDFFRNASRKQPNLTVMGPTESVVGVFRECGFPDVRIVPYPGSPASAETAGADGEFRHVLYAGAARRDKGFPAVVDFVRSVGESGPDIPLAVQASPDHYGKFDEGIPAEVDRLRKSSAARLAILPETLDAGEYRALFAGAIVLQPYSREDFADRISGVTLDALEAGAPVIATAGTWMARTAVRFGAGVALEDSSPASILSAVEAVRAEYPRFRRNALQAGSVLRKEHDARQLLEILLSKDGTTP; encoded by the coding sequence TTGGGGACGATTGACATCGTGGAGCCGACCCTGATTTCCGAGGCGGGGCACTGCCACAGCTTCGTCGAGAGCGTCTGCTCCGCGCGGCGGGAAGGGGAGGACGGGATCACGGTCTATGCCGGTTCCAGGGCCCTACTTCCCCGGATCCGGGCGATGGGGATCCGCGTGGTCCCGTACTTCCACCGGCGGATCCGGAGGCCCGAGGCGTTCCTTCTTTACAGGAAGCTGCTTCGGGAACCGGGGCGGATCTTCATCCCGACGGCGGGCAGGGCCGACCTGACGATGCTGTCCCTTGCGTCCGGTCGATCGATCCCGCCGGGGAAGGCGTTCCTCTACTTCCACTGGGTGAAGCCGGACCCTTCGAAGAGGGACTTTTTCCGGAACGCGTCCCGGAAACAGCCGAACCTCACCGTGATGGGGCCGACCGAATCGGTCGTCGGGGTCTTCCGGGAGTGCGGTTTCCCGGACGTGCGGATCGTTCCGTACCCGGGTTCTCCCGCCTCGGCGGAAACCGCCGGCGCCGACGGCGAGTTCCGGCACGTGCTGTACGCCGGGGCGGCACGGAGGGACAAAGGATTTCCCGCGGTGGTCGATTTCGTCCGCTCCGTGGGGGAATCCGGACCGGATATCCCGCTGGCGGTGCAGGCGTCCCCCGATCATTACGGGAAGTTCGACGAAGGGATCCCCGCGGAGGTGGACCGGCTGAGGAAGTCGTCCGCCGCACGGCTTGCGATCCTCCCGGAGACGCTCGACGCGGGCGAATACCGGGCGCTGTTCGCCGGCGCGATCGTCCTGCAGCCGTATTCGAGGGAGGATTTCGCGGACCGGATCAGCGGCGTGACGCTCGACGCGCTCGAAGCCGGCGCGCCGGTGATCGCGACCGCCGGAACCTGGATGGCCCGCACGGCCGTCCGGTTCGGCGCCGGGGTGGCCCTCGAGGATTCCTCCCCGGCGTCGATCCTGTCCGCCGTGGAGGCGGTGCGCGCGGAGTATCCGCGGTTTCGCCGGAACGCCCTCCAGGCGGGATCGGTCCTCCGGAAGGAGCACGACGCCCGGCAGCTTCTCGAGATCCTTCTCTCTAAGGACGGAACGACGCCGTGA